The Astyanax mexicanus isolate ESR-SI-001 chromosome 8, AstMex3_surface, whole genome shotgun sequence sequence CGCGCCCGCGTCTCCGGAGCACGAGGCGCTGCATGGCGGCTCTCAGCAGCACGCCGAGAAGACTCCCGCGGCGCGCGCTCCAGACGCACAGCACGTGCACATTtcgggggggggggcgggggggggggtttgTCGCTAGCTAGCTATGTGTGAGTGCGCGCGTGCACGTGTATGAGTGGGTGCGTGGGGTGTGCGTTTGTTTAGTTTGCCACAGGTTGTTGCCGAGCTCGCTCGAGCGCGCgcgctctcactcactcactgcacCGAACTTTTAAGCGCCATCGCAGATGTTGGCCGCGCGCTGCAGCCCTAAAACCGCCGCAAAACGACGACGGACATCAGCGCACGAAAGCGCGTGCCACGAAAAAAAAAGCTTCGGCAAGTGGAAaccacagaaaaaagaaaaagaaaaaaaaggcaaattgcAGCAACTGCAGTttacaaaaaaaggaaagatgTCGCGCGCTGTCCGTGTGAAGCGCTGCCGCTCGTAGTCGGTGAAAAGTCGTGTTTGAAATTTGGAAAGCGTCTCTTTAAGTTCAAGAGCTTAGAAACGCAGAGCAGCAGAAGCACAACGAGAGCAGCACTGCGCACAcagtggaaaaaaagagagagagttccAGACTTCCTTCCCCATGCCAAGACTTCTTTTTTTGGAGGGGGGTCAGATATAATTTTGGTTTGTCCTGCACAGAATCAACAAGTGCAGTCTTATCCATTCTCCATGCTTCTGCTGCAGCTAGACACTATTTGAATGTTATTACCTTCATAACAAagaacggtaacactttataatactgttccatagttaataggtaactaagcaggaactaagcaggaactaattaatagtgctgcattaacacctaaatattatctattaactaccagggagtactgaataattactcagtagatagtactgaactaatgattatagtagttcactattaactccacaataattactgagacttacatatctcccagagaactacttactaattatgtctcctttataataactaagCATCCTgcatttaacttttatttaggCATCAGGCAATGTTAAAATTCTGtcattgaatcaacgttcatttaaaAACTTAAATGGTTGGAGCTGAGCTCTTCTACACTGAAAATGCTTTTAGGAGAAAGGTGCTTCCCACAactagtaatattaatattattaattattgtttacTTTTCTACCCTGTAGGAACACAGGTACGCATAAGACGGTAAACAAACAAGACATACACATCTAAtctaaataaagtttaatataaACCATACATACAAAACATTGTTTCAGTGCATTAGCagtgaaaaaataaacattaattgaAGATACTATTGCTATCTGGGTTAGCACCAACACACCAAACAGACCATCACTTTCAGTGAGCAGGTTTACAGAAAAACACGCTTCACTAAAACTACCTAAAATCAGAACTTACACAAGTGATGAAGCACAGCACAcatcttctatctctctctctctctgtatgcagTTCTACCCATGTGCAGCTTTTATTTCCTTCATATATTTTTGTACGTAATACTATCAGAATATTGTGCCTTTTGGCCCTCATAACTTGCAAAGAAATCATCTATAATCTTAATGACTATTTCTTTTCCTTGCATGCATGCAACCACCAAGCCCAGATGTAACAGGGAATAATTGGGCTACCTTACTAAAGAAAATCctcaaaacattaagaaaaaaaaaagaattgtgttATTTATCTACTGAAAACTATCATTTTACTTAAGCAATATGCTTcttcaaagaaaactgtataaaatgtactttattgcAAAGGTTGAAATTCTTCTGTTTGTAAGTGTTTATATAGTCAATCTTGAACACTGAATCTTTAAATAACTATGCTGATAGCTTATATTGAAATTGATCCATTTATCACCAACAAACTAAACAAACCATGACTTTCAGCAAGCAGATTTACAGGAATACACCTTTAGCTCCAGTCACTGCTGGTTATTGGCAATGTTTAGAACACGAGCCGGCAAGTGTGCACTTCAGTAAAACAGCCAGAGATCAGAAGTAACTCACTCGAGTCCACACAAAGTGATGAAGCACAGCACACAGCCTGGCTCTCTCTGTGCAGCTCCTTCACAGCTGCAGTTTTTTTATTACCTTCATATATTTCTACATGCCTCATTTCTACATTCCTAATCAGCCACGAGGTGGCGCCTCTATTTCACCTTTGAATGCTGCTGCTCATTTTTTGACCCTTCAAATTAAGGCCTTTGTGTGCTGGCACGTTTCCAACAAGTTACTTAAGCAGCAGCTTTTCGCAAAGACAGCAATCATTTTTCctggcaaaaataaataaataaataaaatgcaactGACAAAAAGACAGCTCGAGACACGGGTAGGGTTACAGGTCACCACAACAGCGGAGGTGTATCGTTTATTGTGGTCATCCACAGAAGAATTCATACAGCACTGACATGTTTAAAAGACTTTCACTATTCAGTAACATTCTACAAAGTGTATACAGTATTGGTTTCACCTTCTCATTCAGGTgatgttgtttattattttcttcaatGTAGACTGTACATGTAGATAAAGCAGTCTGCCAGCTTTTACCTCTTAAATTGACAGAGAGTGAGAATGAGTGTGCAAATTTGTCATCACAGCAAAAGGTGATTTACACTAAAGATTTGTTGCCACAGAATTAACCTTGAATCTCCAAACTTTACAGGATCAAAGTCCCAAACAAAGTCCCAAATCAATAGAAACACTTTTTCAATTATTTCCACGGACATTTTCAAATGAATGTCTTTAAATGAATTGCATTCAATGCAAACTGTTATTCAGTGCTTTTTgagcgtttctattggtccattccaaTGGAAAGAACAACTGTGAGATTATAATTAATGCAAAAATCCAGCATGGACATACAAGGTTTTTCCAAGGCAGCAACATACAAatccacatacatacacacacaccattttaTATGCAAACACAGACTAGCCAaatcattaaaatgattaaaatgattctACACTTTTCCATTGTTCATTTCAGCTGCTCCACTTCCCACTTCGGAACACTGTGTAGTtctaaaattacagactgtagtcaatCTGTTTCGGTATTTATATAGAAATACGAAATTACCAAACCAAAATGAACTACTGAACCGCAAAGTGCAAGAGACACGAACTGTGGTCTTCACACACAATGTCAAGCTGTAACTTGTACAATAACTGCATACACGCTGCAGCTGAAACAGCGCCAGGCTCTTGTCCCAGCGCACTACTTGGCAGGCTCCACTAAAATAAAACAGTGCTATCTTGCTTAACAAGCTTTACTGTCCGTGAAGAACATCTTGAACATCTTCTAAGAGGAAAGATAAACAGTGCACAGTGCAATCGTGGCCCCATCTACACAAACAGATATAAATAGATCTGATCACCGCTTTAGTGTTGATTCAATTGAATTCAATTATCTGCCAGGTTTTAGATTATGTGGTAtcaggggtgtagcagcaaatgctgggccctgtacactctcaatgtcagtgggccacTATCCATGCCAGTATACAAGGaaggtgagcgaaaaaaaaatctggattttcatgggcccttctccctactcgggccctgggtagtcaggtccacttttccccccactaccacacccatgtGTGGTATTTTGGAACAGAACTCACCAAAATGTGCTGAACTCTGCTGGCCCCTGTTCCCTACACATAATGTAACTGAGGCTCAACAGTTAACTTAAAGTCAATATAAGAACAATtttcagttaaaaaatatataataaatactaaaGGGGCTTTTTGTATTAATTTCTCAATCTTTCTATGAATTCTCTACACTGTAAACTATTTCTGACCTATTGTGATAAATCCAAGCGCAAATCtttaaatcttcaaaaaactatCAATATATCAATTGTGCTATTTATCTACCACCCTAACTACAAGAGGACAGTTATGGACATGGATTTTAGACTTAATAACAGTGCAAACATCAAGCACCAATATCATATTGTATTCTGTAAACatctaaaaatgttaaacatgacCACATGGACAGCATCCTTTTTTCATCCAGTCAACATATAAATGGAAACAAACATGTAACAGTACATCATGTTGTACAACAGTACACTATAAAATTAACTTCTATCTTTGGTTGTCATCAACACCTGAAAAACAGACACATCATGGATAAAACCATAAATGTGCCTCAGGATAaatcacatactcacacacactaattATTGTACAGTTTTGTTTCTTGAGTGGTTATTTGTTGTTTCCCTGTGTTGGACCATAACCTGTAGCTTATTATTTCTGGGTAGGGCAGTAGGGATTGGCTGTACCCGTAATTGTTAAGGTTATCCCTGGGCCAAATGTTCTAGGGCGTCCCCCTCACAGCGCATGCAGTGGTAGCCCATGTCCGATGTCACGTCAAAGCAGCCTTGACTCAGGTAGAAATTTAGGGAGGGCTTGTTCCAATTCAGCACGGCAAAGTTTAGCTGAGTGCAACCGGCAGCCAGTCCCAGCTAGATGCAACAAAGACCCAGAAGAAAAGTCAACAAAAAGATCAGTATAATATACAAGATTAAACCATTTGAAATCTGTGTAAAAAACAAAAGGCATACATTTAATCTTAagactttgttttatttaaattgaacAGTTACAGTTTGTTCCACCTATTGTCATATAATTTTGCAGAGGTAGTCGGTACTTGGTATAGTTAGTAGTGTTTAAACGTTAGCATCTTTAAGCTGTTTTCACACAAATACCATCTGGCAACTTTCTATTAACACCAACAGATTGTCATTATGCTCatgatttaattaatttgaaGTTTATTAGAAAAGTACAACATGGCTGAAATACGTGTATATTTTTTAGTTGTTGCACTGCAAACAATAagtcataaataattaataaagaaaactaaTAGGATGTGATGTGTTGTAACggctcttcctccttctttatttTGTGTTCCTTGTGTTTGACTTATTGCCTGACTTCATTCATTACATCCATAATGCAGCTGCACATACTGAACTGTTTATCATGTCACAGTCTGATACATACTGAAGTTCTATTACTATATTtaagcacacttaaaatcatcagtgcaccttttaatctagTGCatattgtgtatgaattttaccagccagtttgtaaggagcagtaaagccactctatcAAATTGCAATGTTATTCCAGAGTTTgtttaattctccagcaccggggctggaatagcattagcattaactgctaaccgctatttcttTGTTCAGAGAtgagcattatcggcctgtagcatgTTTCTAACAGAGtaatcactgctggagcagcattagcattacctactaACCACACTCACCATTTTCCCATcgagaggggagtattatcagcctgtagcctgctgctaactccggctagcactgctggagtggttagccgctaatgctaatgctaaagccttagtgctggagaaattcggcaagctaagcttactgtaaattaacaaaagtgcttaactcacccaaataaacagtttttaggactgaaatctgtgtagattaacatccagcactcgtttgactttttttacagttatattgacttagcttagctttacttaaattagttagctaccccaaccaccaccaccacccagcagtgaggcCTGCTGAATTATAAGTTCCTTGtcgtgtctcttaaaatgcaccttataatccagtgcaccttatgcatgaaaatagaccagaaaatagatgttcatcaAGACTGCATCTTATTAAAAAGggtgccttacagtgcgaaataTACGGTAAtcaataacattaatattaaacatCACTCACCTGTGCCACTTTGCTCATCAGTGCCTTGCCAATGCCTTTTGCTAGAGATGATGCAAATATGAccacgaaagaaaaaaaaaagatggttaGTACATTTTTTGTCAGATCTTTAGATCTGATTGATCACAGTGACATTACACTGCTGTGTCTTATTTCATAAGAAATAAAAGTACTACATTTACCTCTGAACTCTGGCATCACATACAAATCTTCCATATACACAGCTCGACCTTTCCAAGAGCTGTATGTGTAGAAATACAGGGCATAGCCCACTTTAGTATGacctgaaacaaacaagcaaatgcCACATTTTACACTTTCTTTCTTATAATTAAGACTCTTTATTCAGCACCATGACTAACATGTTAGACTGACTAAACCCTGCAATGCAGTTTGATTAAAGAGGTCATCTACACCTAAAGGTTATGCTACAGTAATGTGAATGAGCAATAGGCTGatgaaaatactgtatatctgagAAGCATTCAGTCAAGACAAAACAGAGTGGGGGAAAAATGCGGCAAGTATTAGGTAACACTCAGTAACAAATGACGTGTAGCCTTGATTAGGTAACAGAGATACTACAGCAACCTTCAACTAGCAcagcataatatatatatatatatataaatcattatCACTATTTATTTCTCTCAAACTGATGCATCTTCCCATGCTAGATATTTACAGATTTCTCCATCAACTCAACTATTGTCTGAAGCATTTGTCCACTGGCTACTTTCATAAGTGTATTTTAAGTCAGTACGTTCTGTCCTTTGTCTAAAATACTGGAACAAGTTTGGTAAAAGCAACTGCATATACCAAAAAATGTTCTACTACAGAGTAGATTAAAATAGTAGACAATTCCTGTATATGAACACAGATTACCCTGGAGTGTTTCTTACCATCTTTACTCCTGTGCTGCTCAGGAACCTCAGCGATTATTCCATGGAAAAAAGGGTTTTTAGTAAAGCCATCCTGCTCCAGGTCTATAAAGAAGTCCAAACACACATTAATAACATCTACTGTCACATGCAGACATTTGAATACTTTTGATAAAAAGCCACCATATACAATTTCTTTAACATGAAGATACAAATTGAAGATATGAATATTTGCATCTCGAGAACTGAAGTATAAATACATGTTGAAATTCTCTTTAGGATGGATGAGTGTGATGTTGCATACCTTTCTGTGTAATCTTCACATGGTCTGACACTTTCTCATACTCGGCCAGTTCCTgagacaaaaacaacacaagGCTCATTGCTGCATATTCGTTACATAAATGTTATTAATTTGTAGAATTGTGGGCCCTGTATGAATGCCCAAATAGAGCCAAAAGTAGATCCATAATGATACATATTCTTTCAGAAATGTTGTGACAGATCTTTGATTACTTTGATTAACATGTTGTCaagttttaaacatatatttactaTAACAAATATACATATTATGCATTATAACTCAGACTATATTATGTCAATATTACACAACTGTAGCATTTGCTGCAGAAAAAAAATTCAGAATGATTTATCAGTAGTGTTTGCTATAGGTTAATAAGTGATTGCTACAGTGTCCAAAGTGGCTGCTAAGATATGTCATGTAGTTGCCAAGCCTGCATCCACACTATGAGATTTAAGGCAAGattttccaataaaaaacataaatctgATTAGCCCCCCTGAAGTGCCCCTGTCCAGTCACTCTGTTCTTTACCAGAGAGCGATGATTAGAT is a genomic window containing:
- the LOC103043715 gene encoding thialysine N-epsilon-acetyltransferase, producing the protein MDFTLRAATLEDCKDIARMITELAEYEKVSDHVKITQKDLEQDGFTKNPFFHGIIAEVPEQHRSKDGHTKVGYALYFYTYSSWKGRAVYMEDLYVMPEFRAKGIGKALMSKVAQLGLAAGCTQLNFAVLNWNKPSLNFYLSQGCFDVTSDMGYHCMRCEGDALEHLAQG